The following nucleotide sequence is from Deltaproteobacteria bacterium.
ACCCCCTAAGTTGCCCCCCAAGTCGGCGACTTACTAGCGGCAATCGATGGTGAAATGAGCCGTGAGGCACTGCAAGCTGCCCTGCACCTTGCGGATCGCAAGTCCTTTCGCGAGCGCTATCTTAAGCCCGCCTTGAAGGACGGTTTAATTGAGATGACTCTCACCGATAAGCCC
It contains:
- a CDS encoding cell filamentation protein Fic, coding for MSREALQAALHLADRKSFRERYLKPALKDGLIEMTLTDKP